GCAATGTATGCGCATAGGGCAAAGAGCCGGCGGGGCTGTTTTGATAGTTCTTATCCTTCGGGCTCCGGCCCGCGCGGAAAGAAAGCCCGCGTTTTAATTTGGAGGCAGCATCTGCGGCTACCTTGCTATGCGCTTTCGTCATAGCTAAAACCGCGTTACGCTCTTCCTCTTGCAACTTGCGGACCAGTTCGTTAAGTCCTTTAACAGTCAATTTAATCATCCAACGCTACCCGCTCCAAGTCTAAACGTAAATATCTTTTGCGCCCGCCCATATCTTTCACTTCGCTGATGCGAAACTTCGCTCCGCGTACTTCCACGATATGCACCGTTTTTAAAATTTCAAAATCCGGCGGGAATAAATAGAGCCTGTCCGTATTGCTTCCCGTTACCAGCCGCCCGCTTCTGTCTAATGCGCCGGAGCCATTTTGAAAGGCACAGGGCACGTTTTCCGCCGCAAGTTCCTGCGTAAAAATCTGCTCGCCCGTTTCTTCGTCCACGCTTTCCACGCGGGCGTATATGTTGCAGGTATCGTTAAGCAAAGAGCCAAAACTCATAAACGCACCTTATCCAATATAGACGCAATGCCTTCGGGCAAGCCGCGCACCAGAGCCGCCTTTGTGTACGAATAATCGGATAAGTGCTCCGAAGAATATCCGCCCATAGCGTAAGGGTCTGCGTAAAGCCAGCCCAAAAGCCCTTGTGCCGCGCTTTTTAACAGCGCGGGGGCTTGCGTATAGTCATCGTATAAACCCGCGTTATAACTGATTTTAAGCGCGGCAATTTGCCCCGCAGGGCGCGGCATAACACCAGGCACAAACAAACTGCCCGCCAATATCTGCACGGTTTCTTTGCCGATTGAATACTTTATATCCGCCGCCGCCTGATAACTGCCGTCGCTTTGCAAAACTTTAATTTCTTTGACAGAATTTATCGGCGCGTATTGCGGGGAAATAATACTGATTTTTTTGTACGGCAACGTTACCGCTTCGTCGGCGATGTCGCGCTTAATGAAGGTAACGTTTAAATACGCTTCCATCAGTTCCTGCACGGCCCCTATCTGCGCCGCGGCCTGCGCGTCGTCCTTCGCTTTGGTAATTTCTTTTACCGTTTCCAAATCAAGTATGTATTCCCCCGCCATAAAAGCCCCTTATTTTTTATCAGCCTTGCGGATAGTTTTTTCTTTTACATCGTCTACAGGGACGATATACTTTTCAAACGCTTTCGCGTCAACGTCTTTAAACACGACGATGGCTCCGGCCTTGTAAGGGCCTACCGCCTCTTTGAATTTGTATTTTTTCAGTTCAAAATTTTTAGTCATAATTTTTTTCCTTTTAGGTGGGCGGAGCGGTTAAACTCCGCCCTTGCCTATGAAACACGATTAGGCGCCCACAGCGGCAGGCACGGTGGCTTTCGCCCAGACGGAGCCGACGACAGAGATATCGGCACGCATTTCAAAGCGGAAAGCCTGTTTGTTCTCCTGGAACAGGTGATGCGTGGTCTGGGACGGGCTTTCACCTTCCACAACGGTAGCCACGTCGCTGTAGCGGATAGCAAACTCGTTTTTCGGCGAGAAGATGACGTTTTTCAAATCGCCGAACACGGCACCGCGCGCACCGATAAGGTCGCTGTCCAGGGCCACGACTTCACTGCCGTCCACGCGCATTTTGCCTTCTTCGTAATAGAGCCAGGCAGGCGCATTAATGCGGGCCATGGAGGCCAGTTCGTTGTAAAGCGCATTGTCAAGGTAGAACTTGCCGCTGCGCTGCACGAACACGGGCACGGCCTGCTTCAGCAGGAGCAAGTCGGTAATGCCGGTCACGCTCGGGGACTGCACACCAGACGCGCCTAAAATACCGTCGCGGTCGTCGCCGTCGCCGTTAAAGAGCCAGTCATTAAGCGTATCAATAAGGCCGGCGCGGGCCTGTTCGGCAAACAGCGCGGGCAGGTCAATGGTCGTGTCGTCCATTAGTTCATCGGTAACGACGACGATGCAGGACAGCTTGGCCAGCTTCTGCGTGATTTCGCCAAACGTCGGATTGCTCACGGGTTTAGCCGCGCCTTCGCCAACAAAGGCCCAGGTAGAGCGGGCTACCAGGTTGGGGATAGTGCGGCTGTCGCCTTCAATACCCCAGGGCAAGCGGCGCGCCTGCGCAATCAGGTCGTCATTGGTGCCCAGTAAATCCAACACTTCGGGCAAAAAGCCCGTCGGCACCAAATAAGAGCCGGTAACGGCTCCGGCCTGCAACGCGGCTTTGACATTGCCAAAGCGCGCGGCTTTCACGTCGGTCAGAAAGTCGCGGAAACCTTTTCTTTTTTCTTCAAAGGTTTTTACCTGCGCTTTCGGTGTGAAATTAACCGCGTGCGCGTTTTTGGCGGCGGTCAGTTCATCGGACAGTTTAGCGGATTTCGCTTCCGCTTCCTGCGCTCTCTTCTCCGCCTCTTTGGCGCGCGCATCGGCTTCTGCGGCCTTCGCGCTGGCTTCTTCAGCGGCTTGCAGGACGGTGTCCAATTTTTCGGTCAAAGATTTCAGCCCGTTCTCTTCGGGCGAAACCTGTGCGGTTTTTTCTTTATCCATTCTTCGCTCCTTGCCCAAAATCGGGCTGTTTTGATTTTGCTTCAAATTTGCTTATTTTCTGTTTCATTTCAAATACGGCCAATTTTCCAAACGCCGAGCGCAAGTCCATACGCGCCGCGCTTTTCGCAGGCTCTGCGGGCGTTTTAGGCGCAAATACGGCATAGGTATCCGCCGGAACAGCCACCAGAGAGATTTCAAAGATTTTAGCCAGCGTCAAATGCGACGGATTTTGCAAATCTTCATAGAGCCAAACACCGCCGATAGATACGGTCTTTAAATGGCCTTCTTTGATTAATTGACGCGCGTGTTTAATTATCGGTAGGTCGCTGTTGGAGATTTCGGCTTCAAAGTAAAGCCCTTTTTCATCTTCAAAAATATTGGTAACCGAGCCGACCATGTGCGAAACATCATGATCGTGGTCCATAAGCAATACGGGATTGCGGCGGTATTCTTCCAGTTCGTAGACGTAGGAGCGGTTATACTCCGTCGGTATATCGCCGTATCTGTCGGCGATGTGTTTGTTGTTGGCGTAGCCGCTTATGCGTAATACGCCGTCGGTTTCCAGCTCCTTAAAGTCGGTTAATACAAACTCTTTCTTCCCTTCGTATTTTTTTATGTCCATTTTTTAATCCTCTACCACCGGCGCAATGTCGCACAGGCAATTAATATCCTGGTCTGCCGTACCAAACTGCCCAGGGGCTTCTGTTTCCTGCCCCGTTGCCGGATTTTTAAATTTTTCATTGATACCTACTATTTGCCCGTCCATTTCCAAATGCCCCTCGTGGTGGTCAATAACGCCCATTGTGGTAATCCACTCTTTGCCGGTTACAAACGGCGTGGTGCGGTATGCCTCCAGCTGCGCTTCCGAAATCGTAGCGCGCGTTTCGGTTTGGGTAATTATCCCCACGCGGTCATATATGCTGACGTGCCGCACGCTGTCGCCCGCAGGCTCTGCTATCAAATCGGCGGGCTCATATCCTTCTTCGGCGAAGAATTGCAAAATAACATTGTTAATATCGCGGTTGCTTTTGCCATTGGCAATACCCGTTTTGACGATTTTATCCAGCCGCTCCCACGTCGTACGCTCTATGCTGTCGGCCCACTTGAAAGCGTACTGTTGGGCCCATTGGGCCACGCGGTCGTAGGTATCTTTTTTGCTTAAAAACCGATAGTCTTTTTCGGGGTCCAGCAACTGCAAATAGTCCTGTTCAAACAATATTCCGGCTTTGTAAATTTCGCTTAACGCGGGCACCTTCAAAGCTAACAGTGCATTGCGCTGGGCGGTCATACCTCCCAGAGCCTCATCGTAATTAAATGTTTTATCTTCATTGGCCTTAATCCAGGCGCGCACCTGTTCGGCCTGCGTATTGAAATGGTCGGTAATGCTCTTGCGCATTACCTCGCTTTGTTCTTCAATCAGCCGCAAGCGGGCTTTTTTATGAAACCTTCTTTGCGCAGAATTGGGCCGCAGAGCGCGTTTTGCCGCGCGGGATACACCTTTATACCCCTGCGGTAATTTGCCCGCGCTAAAGCCGCCAAAAGCGTTTAATATCGGGTCTGGGGCTTCGTCCCCGCCTGGCAAGTCGCTAAAAGGCAAATCCAAGGCGCGCTTGACTTCGTTAATAGGCCATATCGTGGTTAGCTGTGCGGCGGCGGCGGCCAATACAGACCAGTCTTTCTCAAGGGCTTTTACTTTGGAAAAATCGTAGTCTAAATAAACATCTTCGTTTTTGTAAAAATCGCCGACCAAATTTTCGTTAAACGCGTCGGAGAACAGGCGCGCCATCGGCATGACGGTAGTTTCGTAAAATATTTTTTGCTGTTCTTTTGTGTTAAACTGCGGTGCGTATTCAAATAAACCCACCAGCGCGGGCGGCACGCCCATGGCGGAATAAATTTGCTGCATGGAAAACTTTTGCCCTTCGGCGTACTCCATATCCTTGTGGCTGGTCTTGTGGCTTTCGTATTTGCCGCCGCGACCTAAAATAGCCGTGCGGTGCGCTTTATCCGCTCCCTGGTGCCGGTCATTAAAAAACGCCAAAATTTCCGCCTGCTGCTGGGCCGACAGATTGACATTATCGGGGAAGGTAACTACCCCGCCCACGCTGGCTCCGTTTTTAAAAAACGCCAAATTAAACGTCTTGGCGGCCTGTATGGTTTTTGCGTCCAAGGTGCACAGCGCGGCTCGGCTTCTGCCTTCAAACAACGTATCCGCTACCCCTTCATAGACGTGCATCATATCTTCTGCGGGCACGTTATAGGAGCCGCTGGTGGTGGACACCTGATAGCGGGCCGGATAACCTGTATGGCTATCGTAAATAATTTCCACCGACGGGGCGGGGATAGGGATTAAGCGCGTGGGTTGACCGCTGTTGTTGCGCGCGTCTTTCAAAATATACACGTCGCCGTAAACTAAAAACTGCGCGCTTACGATTTGTTTAAACAAATTTTCGGTAAGGAACGGCGCGGGCTGATACAATAAATCCAAAAGCGGATTTACACCCTTGCGCTCGTAGGGGATTTCCTCCCCGTCGGCAGAGTGCAGGCGGATTTCCCCGTTGCAAAACGCCGTAGATATGGCGCGGATATTGGCTTCCAAAAAGCTATTGCGCAAACGCTCATCGTCGTATGCCGTGCCGGATACAGTAACCCAGCCGGAGGGGGAAACATCGCCGTTAATGCCTAATAATTTTCTTCCAAAGCGTTGCAGTTTTTCTTTTATCTTCATCATAATTTTAATACACCAGCGTCATAGCATTCGCCGTAGTGTCGTAAAATTGAACGCCATAGCGCACAGCAGCAATACCATCATCACGTTGCTTATTGGGCTCTATATTGTCCAAATACTGCCCGTCTAAATTCTTCTTCCACTCATAATTTTCAAACTCGTACTGCAAATTTTTACTGTCTCTGTGAATAAAAATTTTGTACTTTTTTACGGTATCTATACTGTTTAGCACGGTAGTCTTTTTAATTCCGGAGCAAATATACCCGGCATTGGCTATATCGCGGATTCTGTCCGGTTCTGCGCTATCGGCTATAATATTTAAGTCTTTGCGCACCCCTAGGGCGTCCATAAGCGCGATCAACTCTGTATTGGTTATATGCGTTTTGTAAATGAGTTCTCGCAAATAGACCTCGTTTTCTTTAAAGCTGCACTGTACCAATGCCGTGGCGTGATTAAACCCAAAATCCAATCCCAATACCGTGCCATCAAATTCTTTAGGCGCGCTTTCATCATCGTATAACTGCCACTTTTCAAATATCCGCCCTTCCGTCTGTCCCCACTCGCCCAAAACAAGCATTTTGTAAAGTCTGGGATTGGTCTCTTTCATTGCTAACAAACTGACTATATAGTCTTCACTTAAAAAGGGATTGTCTTTATAAGTGCTATTAATCAAACACACGCCCTTTTGAGGCAAGAGCTTTGTTTTTATCCACCCCCGCGCGTCGCCTGGATTTAAGCTTAAAATCGTTTGGTTCTGTTCCCATCCTATTGGCTTTGGGGCACTTAAACGGGTTAGCAAAAAGCTGTATTCATCAAAGCTAAAATCAGTGGCTTCTTCCAACCAAATAACGTTAAATTCCGTGGATTTAATCTTATCCACGTCGTCCAACCCAAAAAACAAAATATCGCTTTGTGCCGAATTTCCATCCTTAAAATCAAACACATAATAACGTTCTGTTTTATTGAAGTTTTCCCTGTCATAAACGTTAAAATCGACTAAAGCGGCAACAAATGGTTTGATTACGCTGTGTTGTAAGGTACTAGCAACTTTGCGACAAACACCAATACGCAATCCCGCATATTGCAATGCATACGCAATGAGGCATTGCCGTATAGAATAACTTTTGCTAGAGCGCACGCTTCCCACATTTACAATGGTGGGCGCCGGATTTTTGTAGTTTTTTTCAAAGACCGTCGTGCAAGTTAATTTTTTTACTTGCATAGCACTATCACTTTTTTGCTTGGACTATTTCAAAAACAAAATTGCGCGGTTCCATATCAAGCGCAACTTCTTTGCGTTCAATGTAAAAGCCCATAACGCGCCCTTTGCTTATCTCGCACTTTACGGCTGAGGAAAACTCTCCCGCGGCCAAAGCAAGGGCCTTGAGGTGGTCCAGTTCTTCCACATGCTGTTCTAGCGTGTAGTTAAATTTGGCAGCATTTCTAGCGCCCTCTTTTGAAAGAGCGTCTTGAATCTCAGGTTTTTTCAGGTTTTCTGCACCAATAGAATAGGCAGATTTAGCGGAATATCCTGCCCGACGAGCCGATTCTGTGGCATTGCCAGTATGCAAGTATTCTTTGCAAAATTTGACCTGTTTTTTTGTAAGTCTTGCAGCTTTTGTCTTCTTTGCCGCCATATATTAACCTCGGCGGGGCAACAAAAAGCCCCGCGGTCGCGGGGCTTCGTCAGATGTGTACCAAAAAAATGGGTTGGACACCACGGACTTTCGTCCGTTATCCAACCCACAGTAAGAGTATAGCCTATTATTTAGCGTTTTTCAAGTAGGGGTATATAATAAAAATCCCCGCCGCAGCGGGGAAAAGTACAGTGAAATTTATTTCATTTTTGTAGGAGTCGCCACATTCAATTGAGGTGTTAATGAATTTTCTCCTTTTAAAGAGGCCGTTGCATGAGTTTCAGTTGAGGATTTTTCCCTTTCCCCCGTCCAACAAAATCCTCCCATAATAACAGCTATCAAGAATACAAAAAAACAAATACCACACAGCTTTTTAAAACCCCGTTGAGGGTCGCTGGCTTGAATAAAATCATGAAAAACATGCAAAAAGGCAAACAAACATAAGCAAAACACGCTAATAAAAAGGGACGCATGATAGACACCCTTTATTTGCAAGGCTACTGAAGCTGAAACGGAAATAAAAGTAAATAAGGTAACAAAAATCCCCAAGAGTTCAATATTATTTTTAGTTTGTCGTGATAAATTCCGTTCTATTTGCTTGATTCTATTGGACAGGTACACTTGTTTTATGTTAGCTTCCTCTGCTAATTTTTGTCTTTCATCCGAGATTGCAGCCAGTTGTTCTACTTGCTCTTTGAAATGCTGATAGTCATCTGAAATTTCTTGTATCCTGTTTTTCCAAAAGAGGAACTCTTCTGGCAATGAAGGAGAAGGAATGACCGGGGGCATAGAAGATGTAGATGACTCAATCTGTCCATCCTTATTTTCCATTGGAGCCATAAATAACCTCTTCTATCTGAGATATAGATAATAAACTTCTTGCCGTCTGAAAGAAAAACAGCATGGTGTTCTCTGTAAAGTTGTTCTCCTGTTTCCCGGTATTTAAATCACGGGTGATTGAAAAGCTGTCTATATTCTTTCCATCTTTATTTATAGTCTTCCTTACAAATTGGAAATTATCAAAAAAGGAAAGACAATCTTTTTCTCGTTTGGCATAAAATCCAAGAGAATTTAATTTTTCCTGTTTATCTTGCAGATGTGGAACAAAAAATTTTTTAGATAATTCTTCATAACCATTTTCAGAAATATCCTGATACCGTCCTACTGCTCCTATACGATTAATAGGAAAAAGAGAAGATAAAGCGG
The DNA window shown above is from Elusimicrobium sp. An273 and carries:
- a CDS encoding phage major capsid protein, with the protein product MDKEKTAQVSPEENGLKSLTEKLDTVLQAAEEASAKAAEADARAKEAEKRAQEAEAKSAKLSDELTAAKNAHAVNFTPKAQVKTFEEKRKGFRDFLTDVKAARFGNVKAALQAGAVTGSYLVPTGFLPEVLDLLGTNDDLIAQARRLPWGIEGDSRTIPNLVARSTWAFVGEGAAKPVSNPTFGEITQKLAKLSCIVVVTDELMDDTTIDLPALFAEQARAGLIDTLNDWLFNGDGDDRDGILGASGVQSPSVTGITDLLLLKQAVPVFVQRSGKFYLDNALYNELASMARINAPAWLYYEEGKMRVDGSEVVALDSDLIGARGAVFGDLKNVIFSPKNEFAIRYSDVATVVEGESPSQTTHHLFQENKQAFRFEMRADISVVGSVWAKATVPAAVGA
- a CDS encoding HK97 family phage prohead protease; this translates as MDIKKYEGKKEFVLTDFKELETDGVLRISGYANNKHIADRYGDIPTEYNRSYVYELEEYRRNPVLLMDHDHDVSHMVGSVTNIFEDEKGLYFEAEISNSDLPIIKHARQLIKEGHLKTVSIGGVWLYEDLQNPSHLTLAKIFEISLVAVPADTYAVFAPKTPAEPAKSAARMDLRSAFGKLAVFEMKQKISKFEAKSKQPDFGQGAKNG
- a CDS encoding phage portal protein — its product is MMKIKEKLQRFGRKLLGINGDVSPSGWVTVSGTAYDDERLRNSFLEANIRAISTAFCNGEIRLHSADGEEIPYERKGVNPLLDLLYQPAPFLTENLFKQIVSAQFLVYGDVYILKDARNNSGQPTRLIPIPAPSVEIIYDSHTGYPARYQVSTTSGSYNVPAEDMMHVYEGVADTLFEGRSRAALCTLDAKTIQAAKTFNLAFFKNGASVGGVVTFPDNVNLSAQQQAEILAFFNDRHQGADKAHRTAILGRGGKYESHKTSHKDMEYAEGQKFSMQQIYSAMGVPPALVGLFEYAPQFNTKEQQKIFYETTVMPMARLFSDAFNENLVGDFYKNEDVYLDYDFSKVKALEKDWSVLAAAAAQLTTIWPINEVKRALDLPFSDLPGGDEAPDPILNAFGGFSAGKLPQGYKGVSRAAKRALRPNSAQRRFHKKARLRLIEEQSEVMRKSITDHFNTQAEQVRAWIKANEDKTFNYDEALGGMTAQRNALLALKVPALSEIYKAGILFEQDYLQLLDPEKDYRFLSKKDTYDRVAQWAQQYAFKWADSIERTTWERLDKIVKTGIANGKSNRDINNVILQFFAEEGYEPADLIAEPAGDSVRHVSIYDRVGIITQTETRATISEAQLEAYRTTPFVTGKEWITTMGVIDHHEGHLEMDGQIVGINEKFKNPATGQETEAPGQFGTADQDINCLCDIAPVVED
- a CDS encoding PBSX family phage terminase large subunit, with the translated sequence MQVKKLTCTTVFEKNYKNPAPTIVNVGSVRSSKSYSIRQCLIAYALQYAGLRIGVCRKVASTLQHSVIKPFVAALVDFNVYDRENFNKTERYYVFDFKDGNSAQSDILFFGLDDVDKIKSTEFNVIWLEEATDFSFDEYSFLLTRLSAPKPIGWEQNQTILSLNPGDARGWIKTKLLPQKGVCLINSTYKDNPFLSEDYIVSLLAMKETNPRLYKMLVLGEWGQTEGRIFEKWQLYDDESAPKEFDGTVLGLDFGFNHATALVQCSFKENEVYLRELIYKTHITNTELIALMDALGVRKDLNIIADSAEPDRIRDIANAGYICSGIKKTTVLNSIDTVKKYKIFIHRDSKNLQYEFENYEWKKNLDGQYLDNIEPNKQRDDGIAAVRYGVQFYDTTANAMTLVY
- a CDS encoding terminase small subunit — encoded protein: MAAKKTKAARLTKKQVKFCKEYLHTGNATESARRAGYSAKSAYSIGAENLKKPEIQDALSKEGARNAAKFNYTLEQHVEELDHLKALALAAGEFSSAVKCEISKGRVMGFYIERKEVALDMEPRNFVFEIVQAKK